One Spirochaeta cellobiosiphila DSM 17781 genomic window, GGTTAAACTCGGATTTTCCAAATACCCTATGATCTTTCGTTTACATAACTGAATAAGCCTTACCAGATCACTGGGAGCAACATAGAGGTCTAACGCATCAGTTATCTTAATGAGGATCACCCCATCAAAACTTTTCCATTTATCAATGGACTCTCGATTGTAAGTTTCCTTAGTGAGCTGAGTTAACGTTTCCTTGGGAACCTTACCCCAAGCTTCAATACACTCTTTTCGTATAGGGAAGGGATAAAAAAGATCCTCTTCCATCCTGTTATACCAGTTAATAAGAGAAAATTGATAGAAACTGTCACTATCCTGATTGGTCAGAATTATCTTATTAGGAACGAATTCCTTTCCTTCCTTCTTGAAGGATATGATCCCCATTCCCTTTAATTTTAATAATTCGAATATCTTTTTCAGTTCTGTGTGTATATAGTTAAAATTACTTGTTTGATTACGAACAAAGACCTCATAGTTGATTTCCGGCTGCCAGTTTTCACATAGCTTATGAAAAATATCCCTTTGATTGGGACTAAAGTTGCCTAATTGGGATAAAAAGGTCTCTCGTTCTTTGTTTGAATAAGTAACATAATCAGGCTTCTGCATTTATCTTACCATTTACCTCAATTAATTTTAGTATTAATATCGTAACAATTACTAGAAAAAGGAAATATTTTATTAATGAATTACTCAACTACTAATCGTCCCGCTTTATTCCTCTTAATACTGGGGTACTGTCTTGTTGGTTTATTCTTCTGGGAAGCCATCGAAAGGCTTCTATTATTGACTGGTGTAAACTTCTCAGCCACCTTGCCTGCCATAGGAATAAATCTTGATGTTTTCTCCTTTAATATTAGAATTAATCCCGGCTTTTTTCTAGGTGGGGCTTTTGGATATTTTCTATTTAGGAAGTTATAGAATATGGAACAATTCATATTAGCCTCCGCAAGTCCCAGACGTAGGGACATTTTGACAGAAGAGGGCTTTACCTTCACAGTGATTCCTGCTCAGGGAGAAGAAATCACCCAGGAGACAACTCCTGATAGAATGGTACAGGATATAGCCTACCAAAAGGGCTTGTGGGTTCTAGAGAACAAAGAAGATGTTAATACGTCCTGGATTCTAGCCTGTGACACCCTTGTTTTTCTAGGGAATACTCCTTTGGGTAAACCTGAAAACAGGGCCCATGCTTATCAAATGCTACAGGAGCTCTCTGGTGTAAGGCATAAGGTTATTTC contains:
- a CDS encoding Maf family protein, producing MEQFILASASPRRRDILTEEGFTFTVIPAQGEEITQETTPDRMVQDIAYQKGLWVLENKEDVNTSWILACDTLVFLGNTPLGKPENRAHAYQMLQELSGVRHKVISGIALYNPHSKTWNCQSDCTKVSFKKLNSEDIENYLNSGEWTDAAGAYKIQGQGSELIDSVVGSYSNIVGLPRDLLYGILSDDNFPIDKYRSIET